The genomic DNA GATGTCGCAGGGTCAAAGAACCCGTCGACCGACCGGCGAGCAGCCGGCAACGCGAACTGGGAGGAAAAAAGATGCCAATCGAGAAGATCAACCGACGCTTGTTCCTGCAACGCACCAGCCTTGTCGGTGCCGGCCTTGCGATGCCCATGATTCTGTCGGGTGCCGCGCGTGCTCAGAGCTTCTGCAACAGCCCGACCGGCTCCAAGGTGGTGTTCGGCTTCAACTGTCCGCAGACCGGCCCCTATGCCGAAGAGGGCAAGGACCAGCTGAAGGCCTACCAGCTTGCCGTGAAGCATATTAACGGCGAGGGTGATGGCGGCATGCTGAACACCTTCAAGGGCACCGCGCTGAAGGGCAACGGCGTCCTGGGCAAGAAGGTCGAATACGTCACCGGCGACACGCAGACCAAGAGTGACGCGGCGCGCGCCTCGGCAACCCGCATGATCGAGCGCGACGGCGCCATCATGATCTCCGGCGGTTCCTCGTCGGGCGTTGCCGTTGCGGTGCAGTCGCTGTGCCAGGACATGGGCATCATCTTCATGTCCGGCCTGACGCATTCCAACGACACCACCGGCAAGGACAAGAAGAAGAACGGCTTCCGGCACTTCTTCAACGCCTACATGTCGGGTGTGGCCATCGCGCCAGTGCTTGGCGAGGCCTATGGCAAGGACCGCCGCGCCTATCACCTCACCGCCGACTACACCTGGGGCTGGACCCAGGAAGAATCGATCAAGAACGCGACAGAGGGTCTTGGCTGGGAGACGGTGCAGACCGTTCGCACGCCGGTCGGTGCTGCCGACTTCTCGCAGTACATCACGCCGGTCCTGAACTCCGGCGCCGATGTGCTGATCCTCAATCACTATGGCAACGACATGGTGAACTCGCTGCGCCAGGCGGTTCAGTTCGGGCTGCGCGACAAGCAGGTCAACGGCAAGAATTTCGAGATTGTCGTGCCGCTGTTCTCCGAGCTGATGGCGCAGGGCGCCGGCGATGCCATCAAGGGCATCTACGGCACCGCCAACTGGGACTGGAAGCTGCAGAACGAAGGCACCAAGGCGTTCACGAAATCCTTCGGCGAGGCCTATGGAACCCCGCCGTCGCAGGCCGCGCAGACCGGTTATGTGCAGGCCCTGCTCTATGCCGATGCCTGCGAGCGCGCCGGAACCTTCAATCCGGAAGGCGTCGTCAAGGCGCTGGAGGATTTCGAGTTCGACGGTCTCGGCAACGGGCCGACGCTCTATCGCGGCTCCGACCATCAGTGCTTCAAGCCGGTGCTGGTCGTGCAGGGTAAGGAGAACCCGAAGGACAAGTACGATCTGCTGCAGGTCGTGAAAGAGGTCCCGACCAAGACTGTCACCTATGACCCATCGATCTTTGGCGGAGAATTGGGCCCGGTCAGCACTAAGTGCTGATCGGCTGACCCTGGCGGCCGGCCTCCGGGGGGGCCGGTCGCCGTCTCGCTTGAGGCATCGTTTCTCTACCGGAGCGGATGGGGCTCATGGACCAAATTTTTCTGCAATTGCTCAACGGACTCGACAAGGGTGCGGCCTATGCGCTGATCGCGCTTGGCCTGACGCTCGTCTTCGGCACGCTCGGCATCGTCAATTTCGCGCATGGCGCGCTGTTCATGATCGGCGCCTTCTGTGCCGTCGTCTTCAGCCGTCTGCTCAAGCTCGAGACCGTGACCATCGACCCCGACCGGCTGACCCCGTGGGGGTCGCCGATGGAGGTGCGCACGCCGCTTGTCCAGGCATGGCTCGGTGATTTCGGCGCCATCCTGGTGCAATGGTCGGTGCCGCTTTCGATCCTGTTTGCCATTCCGGTTATGCTGATTGTCGGCATCGCCATGGAGCGCGGGCTCATCCGCCACTTCTACAAGCGCGCCCATGCGGACCAGATCCTGGTCACCTTCGGGCTGGCGATTGTCCTGCAGGAAATCGTGAAGGCGAATTTCGGCGCCAACCCGATACCGACAAGTGCGCCGGCCGCTTTGGCGGGCAGTGTCGATGTTGGCGGATGGATCGGCCTCAGCGGCATCTTCTATCCCTGGTGGCGACTGGTCTATCTGGGCTTCGCGCTTGCCGTCATGGGGATGGTGATCGCGTTCCTGCGCTATACGACCTATGGCATGGTGGTGCGCGCGGGCATGGAAGACCGGCAGACTGTCGGCTTCCTGGGCATCGACATCCAGAAGCGCTTCACGGTCGTGTTCGGCATTGCCGCCGTGGTCGCCGGAATCGCCGGCGTCATGTACACGCCCATTGTCTCGCCCAACTACCATATCGGCATGGACTTCCTGGTCCTGTCCTTCGTGGTGGTCGTCGTTGGCGGCATGGGCTCGGTGAGTGGCGCTGTCCTTGCCGGCTTCCTGCTCGGAGTCCTGCAAAGCTTCGCCTCGATGAACGAGGTCAACAGCATCCTGCCTGGCATCGACCAGGTCATCATATATCTCGTCGCCGTCGTCGTGCTGCTGGTCATGCCGCGCGGCCTGATGGGGCGCAAAGGCGTGATGGAGAACTGACATGAACGCCTTGCGCAACGACCTCGTCTATCTCGTGGTGTTCGCTGCGGCGGTGCTGACCATGCCGATCTGGCTGGCCCCTTTCGGCGCGGCCTACCCCGACCTGATGCAGAAATTCGCGATCTACGGCATCTTCGCCATCGGCTTCAACATCCTGTTCGGCATGACCGGCTACCTGTCGTTCGGGCACGCCGCCTTCCTGGGCGTCGGTTCCTATGCGGCGGTGTGGTCGTTCAAGCTGCTGACCATGAACGTCATTCCGGCGCTGGCGCTGGCGATCCTGATCTCCGGCCTGTTTGCCGCCGCCATCGGCTATATCAGCCTGCGGCGGTCCGGCATCTATTTCTCGATCCTGACGCTCGCCTTCGCGCAGATGTCGTACAACCTCGCCTATTCGGTGTTCACGCCGATCACGAACGGCGAGACGGGATTGCAGCTCGCCCTCAACGACCCGCGGGTCATCGACCGTGCCTTCTTCACCGATGTGCCGGGCATCCCCCGTCCCAACCTGTTCGGGCTCGAACTCGGCGGCCTTGAAGCCTTCTACCTGTGCGCGGTGGTCCTGATCCTGTGTTTCTTCGTGGCGATGCGGATCGACCGGTCGCCATTCGGGATGATGCTGAAGGCCATCAAGTCGAACCAGACCCGGATGGCCTACACCGGCTTCAACACCCGTCCCTATACGCTGGCGGCCTTCGTTATTTCAGGCATTTACGCTGGCATTGCCGGCGGCCTGCTGGCGGTGACGGACCCGCTTGCCGGTGCCGAGCGCATGCAGTGGACCGCCTCGGGCGAGGTCGTGCTGATGACCATCCTTGGCGGTGTCGGCACCCTCGTCGGCCCTGTCATCGGTGCGGCGGTGATCAAATATTTCGAGAACATCTTCTCGGCCTTCCACAAGGCACGGCTGGAAGACATCTTCTCGTTCCTGCCCGATGGGCTGGAGGATTTCGTGGTCTCGGTCGTCTCTCCCTTCGTCGGCGAGGGCTGGCACCTGACGCTCGGCCTCATCTTCATGCTGATCGTCATTTTCCTGCCGGGCGGCCTGATGGAGGGCGCGCGCCGGATCAGGGCGCGCATCGGCAAGGGGCGCGGCACGGGAAGCAAGGCGCCCTCGGGCAATCCGGCACCGGCGGAATAGGAGGGACAAGATGACAAATGCGGTGCTGCATGTCGCGGACGTGCACAAAAGCTTCGGCGGTCTGCGGGCCCTGTCCGACATCGATCTGCAGATCGTCGAGGGGACGACCCATGCGATCATCGGCCCCAACGGCGCCGGTAAATCGACATTGCTGAACGTGTGTATCGGGCGTATCGCGCCCGATACAGGGGCCGTGGTCTTCGATGGGGAGGTCATCACGGGCAAGCGCCCGCACGAGATCAACCAGATGGGAATCGTGCGGGTGTTTCAGACGCCGGAGATATTTCCGGACCTGACGCTGCTCCAGAACGTCATGGTGCCGGCTTTCGCCAAGCGCGACGGCGCGTTCAGGCTCAATGCCTTCCGGGGAACCGATGGCGAGACGGAAATCCGCGAGGAGGCGGAGCACTGGCTCGCCGATGTCGGGCTCGCCGGATACAAGGACACGCAGGCGGCGAGCCTGTCGCGCGGCGACAAGCGCCGGCTGGAGCTGGCCATGGGGCTTGTGCAGCGCCCGCGGCTGCTTCTGCTGGACGAGCCGACGGCCGGCATGTCGCGCCACGATACCAACTCCACCATCGACCTTCTGAAGAAGATCAAGGCGCGCGGCATGACCAAGGTCATCATCGAGCACGACATGCATGTCGTGTTTTCGCTGGCTGACCGCGTCACTGTGCTCGCCCAGGGGCGGATCATCGCCGATGGCACGCCGGAAGAGGTCAGGCGCAGCGCGGTCGTGCAGGAAGCCTATCTGGGAGGTGCGCATTGATGAACGCCGTGACTATGCCAAGGGCTGAGAGCGCAACCGACGCTCCCTTCTTCAGTGTCCGGGATATCCACGCCTATTACGGCGAGAGCTATATCGTCCAGGGTGTCAGCTTCGATATCGCGGAAGGCGATATCGTGGCGCTGCTCGGCCGCAACGGGGCGGGCAAGACATCGACGCTGCGCACGCTGGCGCGGGCACAGGACCCGCAGCTCAAAAGCGGCGAGATCTGGCTTGGCGATCTTGCCGTGCATACGCTGAAGGATTATCAGGCGTCGCAATCCGGCATCCAGTTCGTGCAGGAAGACCGGCGCATCATTCCGGGCCTTACCGTCGAGGAGAATCTTCAGCTCTCGCAGATCGCCGAGCCGAAAGGCTGGCCGCTGGAGAAGATCTATGAATATTTCCCGCGCCTGGCGGAACGGCGCAAGCAGGAGGGGGTAACGCTTTCCGGCGGCGAGCAGCAGATGCTTGCCGTGGCGCGCGCGCTGGCCCGCGATATCCGGCTGCTGTTGCTCGATGAGCCTTATGAAGGGCTGGCGCCGGTCATTGTGCGGGAGATCGAAAAGATCGTCGCCCAGATCAAGGAACTCGGCATCACCACCATCATCGTCGAGCAGAATGCGGTGGCCGCCCTCGAACTCGCCAATCGCGCGCTGATTCTCGATATGGGGCAGATCGTGTTCGACGGAACCGCCAAATCGGTGCTGGAAAGCCCGGAGTTGCGGAACGAATACCTCGCCATCTGAGGCCGGCCCAGGATCCGGCTCGGAATTGGCCGACGCGGTTATATTCCGGCCAGCAGCGGCTGCAGGGCGGCCCAGGCAGTTTCCGGCCGGGCGCCGATGCGCGTCGCGGTTTCCTGCGCGCGACGGAAAGCCTGACGGTCGGACATCAGCCTTGGCAGGGTTTCGCGCAGACTTTCATCCCGGGCGTTCTCGCCAATCCGGAAGCAGCCGGGCAGAGTCTCCAGCGCGCGCTTCGCGTTGCAGCTCTGCTCGCGATGGCGGGGCAGCAGCAGCTGCATCCGCCCCAAAGTGGCGCCGTCAGTCAGCGAGCCGATGCCGCCATGGTGGATGAACAGGCTGGCCGGGGCCAGCGCCTCGCGGATTGGAGGCGGCGTCCCGTGCAGCCGGATGCCGGCCGCCTTCAGCTCCCCCGCCAGCGCGTCCGCCCGGCCCGGCGGAATGTCGCGCAGGAACAGCGCGCCGGGCATGCGGGTGTCGATCAGCGCCTTCACGATGCGTCGCGCCAGCGGATGGCTGAGGCGCAGATAGCCGAAGAAGCGCGGCGCATCCGGCCTTGGCAAGGGGGTGTCCGGGTGCTCCCACGGGCCGGCGGCGGGCTGCGGCCGCCAGTCGGCATAGATGTCCAGTTCCGGCGGTATGGAGACCACCCCGCCGATACCATTGATGATCTCCGGCAGGTTCTCCGGCAGGGGTTGCCCGCGTGCCGCCTGTACGGCACGGGCATTGGCCAGCAGGTCAGCCGGTGGCCAGACATCCGGCACTTTTCCCCCAAGCGGCGGAAAGCCGCCCTCCGGCAGGGCAGGTGGTACGACGAAGCCGTCGCCGATGGGGATCAGCGGAATTCGGCGGAAGGCGGCCAGCGACAGCAGCGGCGCATAGTCGGCGATGATCGCCGCAGGCTTGAGCCGCGCCAGGATGGACTCCCATGCGGCAAGGCTGGCGGCCAGCCGGTCGCGGTCGGCATAGCCGCAGATGCCCATGACATCGGCATAGCTGGCGGCGCGGAATGGCGGTGTGCCGGTGAAGCAGGATTCGTGCTGCGGCGCCGGGAACAGCTCTATCCCCTCGGCCTCATATGCACTCCGCAAGGTTTCCGGGTCGCGCGCGGCGACAGCCGGGCGCCAGCCTGTCTGGCGCAGCTGCCGGGCGATCAACAGCAGGCGCGTCGCATGGGCGAAACCCTCGCCAACTTCCCAGGTGAGCAAGATGGTACGGCCCCTGCCGGAAGTATCCTCGACGCGCTCAGGGGGATGGGTTGACGGCATACATGTTTACCAGGTGCAGGGCGGAACGAGGCGAGAATAAAGCAGCCTGTCCGGAAAGGAACGTCAAAGCGCGATTCTTGCCCTGTGCTGGCTCTGTGTCGGGCGGGACTGGCCGGCAGGGTAGAGATCATTGTGTAGACTAAAAGATGGAACAGCTAATATTCCATATTAATGGAATTTAAATCAATAATATATATGGTATTCAAGTAGGCTATATATGCATTTCTGTTCAGATTAATCGCTGTTTCTCTTTATATTATCAAATGATCACGTTTCGATTCTCGAAAAAATAAATGAAATTTTAATAATCGCCGGCTAGCTTCATCCAACTTTCAACCTGTCGTTTGGGGATAGAGTGGTGAGCAGCCTGATTTTTGTCGATTCGCGCGTACCGCAGATCGAAACCCTGTTGCGGCACCTGCCGCACGGTGCGCTGGTGTCGCGGATCGGTGCGCAGGAAGACGCGCTGTCCCATATTGCCGCCCGGCTGTCTGGCGCGGCAGACATTACTGATCTTCTGCTGGTCGCGCATGGCGCGCCGGGCACTCTGTATCTGGGTGCAACTCCACTGACGGCGGACCTGCTCGACGCGCGCGCGGATACGCTGGCTACCATCGGTGCCGCGCTGGCGCCGGACGGGCTGATCTCGCTCTATGGCTGCCGCGTCGCGGCGGATGTCGAGGGTGAAGCCCTGCTGGACCAGCTGGAGGAACTGACCGGCCGTACTGTCGCCGCCACGGACAGCCTCGTCGGCCATGCCGATCTCGGCGGCGACTGGACGCTGTTCCGCCGCGATCTCGGCCAGCCCGTCCCGATGCCCTTCGCCGCCGGACTGGCCGGTGAGTTCCGCGCCGTGCTGGCCGCGCCGACGGTGACGTCCGGCGAGGGAGGCAGTTTCGCGGAAAACAGCTTCGGTACGGTCTACACCGTAACCGCCACCGATCCGGAGAACGATACGCTTACCTTCGCCATTTCGGGCGGTGCGGATGCGGCGCTGTTCAACATCGACAGCAAGACCGGTGCGATCACCTTCAAGACGATGCCGGATTTCGAGAACCCGACCGACAATGGCGCTAACAACGTCTATGACATCGAGGTCACGGCCTCGGACGGCACCCTGACCAGCACGGCGCTGGCCGTTGCCATCACCATCACGGATGTGAACGACGAGGTGCTGACCACCGGGAATGACACGCCGGCCTTGACCAATGGCGACGATGTCATCGTCGCGGCCATCGGCAACTCGGTGAATGCGGGTGATGTCATCGATGGCGAGGGTGGCAACGACACGCTGGTCATCACGGCATCGCATGACGTTAGCTTCAATGCCACGACGCTGACCAATGTCGAGAAAATCACGATCGGGCACACTACTGGAAGCGTCAAAATCTACACTCATGACGCGACGGTAGCGTCGGGTCAGACCATGACCGTGGATGGGTCCGCCGCGACGGCGTCCATTATATGGGAAGGCGGTCTGGAGACGGACGGCACTTTCAATCTTACAGGCGGCTCTGCCAATGACACGCTGCGGGGGGGCACTGGCGCCGACATCATCTATGGCGGCTTGGGCAATGACACGCTGTATGGCGGCTCAAACATCACCGATGCCGGCAATGACACGCTGTATGGCGGTGTGGGGAATGATTTCCTCTACGCCTTCAATGGCAACGACATTCTTTTTGGCGAGGCCGGTAATGACGGGCTGAGCGCCGGCGACGGCAACGACACCATCTATGGCGGTGACGGCAACGACACCACCATCGGTGGCAATGGTGACGATCTGGAGTATGGCGGCGCCGGCAATGACTGGATGTGGGGTCAGAACGATAACGACACGCTCTATGGCGGTGACGGCAGTGACACGCTGTCGGGCGATGCCGGCAACGATCTGCTGTTTGGTGAGGATGGTAACGATGTCCTCTCGGGGTTCGGCGATAATGATACGCTCTGGGGTGGCGCTGGCGACGATACCCTGCGCGGTGGTGATGGAACCGACGAACAACATGGTGGTGCCGGCAACGATGTCTTCACAGGCACTGCCGCGGAATTTAACGGCGATACCATTGCCGATTTCGCCTTGGGCGACAGCATCATCGTTACCAGCACGGATCTGACCGCGCTGAACGGCAATGCGGCCAGCGGCACCATCGAGCTGGGCGGCGGCAACAGCCTGACCCTGACCGGTATTTCCTCGGCCAGCGGCACCTTCAAGGTTGTGCTTGATGGCAGCCAGTCGACGATTACGCTGGTCGCGCCGGTAGCTACCGAGACGCCTGTGAATCCCGTTATCGTCACACCCACGACGCCGACAATTCCCACAACACCGGGAACTGACGGTGCCAGCAACAAGGCGGAGACGATCACCAATACCGGCAACACGCCCGGCGTGGCGGCGCTCGTTCAGAATTCCAACAATAATGGCAATGTGGTGAATGCGACCGTGCCAGGGAATACGAGCGTTGTCTCGGAAGGCCCGGCGCAGGCGCAGACCAAGACCGATGCCCTGACCAGCCTGGTGACCTCGATCCAGACCCGTGGCTCCACATCGGAGACCCAGCTTGTCGGCGGGGCGCAGAGTTTCCTGACCAATCTGGCGCAGACCACGACGCTGGACGTGCGGACCATCGTTCCGACGACGACGGATTCCAAGCTGTCCACGGCCATTGTCATTACCGGCTCGACCGGGACCAGCCAGTCTGAAGCCTTCGTCATCGATATGCGCAGCCTGCCCACGGGCTCCTATCTGCGCCTCGACAATATCGAGTTCGCCTCGGTCATGGGGGCGACCAC from Oceanibaculum indicum P24 includes the following:
- a CDS encoding substrate-binding protein, translating into MPIEKINRRLFLQRTSLVGAGLAMPMILSGAARAQSFCNSPTGSKVVFGFNCPQTGPYAEEGKDQLKAYQLAVKHINGEGDGGMLNTFKGTALKGNGVLGKKVEYVTGDTQTKSDAARASATRMIERDGAIMISGGSSSGVAVAVQSLCQDMGIIFMSGLTHSNDTTGKDKKKNGFRHFFNAYMSGVAIAPVLGEAYGKDRRAYHLTADYTWGWTQEESIKNATEGLGWETVQTVRTPVGAADFSQYITPVLNSGADVLILNHYGNDMVNSLRQAVQFGLRDKQVNGKNFEIVVPLFSELMAQGAGDAIKGIYGTANWDWKLQNEGTKAFTKSFGEAYGTPPSQAAQTGYVQALLYADACERAGTFNPEGVVKALEDFEFDGLGNGPTLYRGSDHQCFKPVLVVQGKENPKDKYDLLQVVKEVPTKTVTYDPSIFGGELGPVSTKC
- a CDS encoding branched-chain amino acid ABC transporter permease, translated to MDQIFLQLLNGLDKGAAYALIALGLTLVFGTLGIVNFAHGALFMIGAFCAVVFSRLLKLETVTIDPDRLTPWGSPMEVRTPLVQAWLGDFGAILVQWSVPLSILFAIPVMLIVGIAMERGLIRHFYKRAHADQILVTFGLAIVLQEIVKANFGANPIPTSAPAALAGSVDVGGWIGLSGIFYPWWRLVYLGFALAVMGMVIAFLRYTTYGMVVRAGMEDRQTVGFLGIDIQKRFTVVFGIAAVVAGIAGVMYTPIVSPNYHIGMDFLVLSFVVVVVGGMGSVSGAVLAGFLLGVLQSFASMNEVNSILPGIDQVIIYLVAVVVLLVMPRGLMGRKGVMEN
- a CDS encoding branched-chain amino acid ABC transporter permease, with protein sequence MNALRNDLVYLVVFAAAVLTMPIWLAPFGAAYPDLMQKFAIYGIFAIGFNILFGMTGYLSFGHAAFLGVGSYAAVWSFKLLTMNVIPALALAILISGLFAAAIGYISLRRSGIYFSILTLAFAQMSYNLAYSVFTPITNGETGLQLALNDPRVIDRAFFTDVPGIPRPNLFGLELGGLEAFYLCAVVLILCFFVAMRIDRSPFGMMLKAIKSNQTRMAYTGFNTRPYTLAAFVISGIYAGIAGGLLAVTDPLAGAERMQWTASGEVVLMTILGGVGTLVGPVIGAAVIKYFENIFSAFHKARLEDIFSFLPDGLEDFVVSVVSPFVGEGWHLTLGLIFMLIVIFLPGGLMEGARRIRARIGKGRGTGSKAPSGNPAPAE
- a CDS encoding ABC transporter ATP-binding protein: MTNAVLHVADVHKSFGGLRALSDIDLQIVEGTTHAIIGPNGAGKSTLLNVCIGRIAPDTGAVVFDGEVITGKRPHEINQMGIVRVFQTPEIFPDLTLLQNVMVPAFAKRDGAFRLNAFRGTDGETEIREEAEHWLADVGLAGYKDTQAASLSRGDKRRLELAMGLVQRPRLLLLDEPTAGMSRHDTNSTIDLLKKIKARGMTKVIIEHDMHVVFSLADRVTVLAQGRIIADGTPEEVRRSAVVQEAYLGGAH
- a CDS encoding ABC transporter ATP-binding protein, whose translation is MNAVTMPRAESATDAPFFSVRDIHAYYGESYIVQGVSFDIAEGDIVALLGRNGAGKTSTLRTLARAQDPQLKSGEIWLGDLAVHTLKDYQASQSGIQFVQEDRRIIPGLTVEENLQLSQIAEPKGWPLEKIYEYFPRLAERRKQEGVTLSGGEQQMLAVARALARDIRLLLLDEPYEGLAPVIVREIEKIVAQIKELGITTIIVEQNAVAALELANRALILDMGQIVFDGTAKSVLESPELRNEYLAI
- a CDS encoding glycosyltransferase, which translates into the protein MLTWEVGEGFAHATRLLLIARQLRQTGWRPAVAARDPETLRSAYEAEGIELFPAPQHESCFTGTPPFRAASYADVMGICGYADRDRLAASLAAWESILARLKPAAIIADYAPLLSLAAFRRIPLIPIGDGFVVPPALPEGGFPPLGGKVPDVWPPADLLANARAVQAARGQPLPENLPEIINGIGGVVSIPPELDIYADWRPQPAAGPWEHPDTPLPRPDAPRFFGYLRLSHPLARRIVKALIDTRMPGALFLRDIPPGRADALAGELKAAGIRLHGTPPPIREALAPASLFIHHGGIGSLTDGATLGRMQLLLPRHREQSCNAKRALETLPGCFRIGENARDESLRETLPRLMSDRQAFRRAQETATRIGARPETAWAALQPLLAGI
- a CDS encoding DUF4347 domain-containing protein, which produces MSSLIFVDSRVPQIETLLRHLPHGALVSRIGAQEDALSHIAARLSGAADITDLLLVAHGAPGTLYLGATPLTADLLDARADTLATIGAALAPDGLISLYGCRVAADVEGEALLDQLEELTGRTVAATDSLVGHADLGGDWTLFRRDLGQPVPMPFAAGLAGEFRAVLAAPTVTSGEGGSFAENSFGTVYTVTATDPENDTLTFAISGGADAALFNIDSKTGAITFKTMPDFENPTDNGANNVYDIEVTASDGTLTSTALAVAITITDVNDEVLTTGNDTPALTNGDDVIVAAIGNSVNAGDVIDGEGGNDTLVITASHDVSFNATTLTNVEKITIGHTTGSVKIYTHDATVASGQTMTVDGSAATASIIWEGGLETDGTFNLTGGSANDTLRGGTGADIIYGGLGNDTLYGGSNITDAGNDTLYGGVGNDFLYAFNGNDILFGEAGNDGLSAGDGNDTIYGGDGNDTTIGGNGDDLEYGGAGNDWMWGQNDNDTLYGGDGSDTLSGDAGNDLLFGEDGNDVLSGFGDNDTLWGGAGDDTLRGGDGTDEQHGGAGNDVFTGTAAEFNGDTIADFALGDSIIVTSTDLTALNGNAASGTIELGGGNSLTLTGISSASGTFKVVLDGSQSTITLVAPVATETPVNPVIVTPTTPTIPTTPGTDGASNKAETITNTGNTPGVAALVQNSNNNGNVVNATVPGNTSVVSEGPAQAQTKTDALTSLVTSIQTRGSTSETQLVGGAQSFLTNLAQTTTLDVRTIVPTTTDSKLSTAIVITGSTGTSQSEAFVIDMRSLPTGSYLRLDNIEFASVMGATTVNGGAGQNYVVADEASQYIMLGEDDDYIDGGAGDDTVGSADGNDTLLGGAGNDSVFGGQGDDSLDGGDGYDTLDLTGGGANIAQGGLNGDTILGGAGDDQMRGGKGHDSITGGAGDDVIYSGQGNDTLTGGDGADLFVLKGFDPNYGNAVLTPTITDFQQGTDRLAVENATLAELQAAIASQTVTETGVVIQVAGATLTFLGISALTAADIDSAFYA